A portion of the Anabas testudineus chromosome 22, fAnaTes1.2, whole genome shotgun sequence genome contains these proteins:
- the ier5l gene encoding immediate early response gene 5-like protein, translating to MINTMECAADAQSLISISLMKIHNSRTQRGGIKLHKNLLVSYVLRNARQVYIKEKYAEIYRMQQYEEVMTVCNEIQELNPLDLDAEDADDGEQARGACCGEEASLSHSACHGDAEQPAAHPRTVSALLGRSPLEDGSKEPEPEPSEYRSCCMEVSPQSHFEQFPANNSRHCNKTTVLDLDTHVVTTVENGYLHQDCCCDALQCGQGAQSPAKKRKVEFGCCVSDVEEVADFTAARKRAKREDCSYSSPDYTDTSNISNLISIFGSGFSGLLSRQADLEQICSKQALASLGAWTRAIVAF from the coding sequence ATGATTAACACCATGGAATGCGCAGCGGACGCGCAAAGCCTGATCTCCATTTCTTTAATGAAGATCCACAACTCCAGGACGCAGAGAGGGGGAATCAAGCTGCACAAAAACCTGCTGGTCTCTTACGTGCTGAGGAACGCCAGGCAGGTATACATCAAGGAGAAATACGCAGAGATCTACAGGATGCAGCAGTATGAGGAGGTGATGACGGTCTGCAATGAGATCCAGGAGCTCAACCCGTTGGATCTGGACGCAGAGGACGCCGACGATGGGGAGCAAGCGCGGGGTGCTTGCTGCGGTGAAGAGGCGAGTCTGTCCCACTCTGCGTGCCACGGAGACGCGGAGCAGCCGGCAGCACACCCCCGGACAGTGAGCGCTCTCCTCGGCCGCTCTCCCCTCGAGGACGGCAGTAAAGAGCCGGAGCCGGAGCCGTCCGAGTACCGAAGCTGCTGCATGGAGGTGTCCCCGCAGTCCCACTTCGAGCAGTTCCCCGCTAACAACAGCAGGCACTGCAACAAAACCACAGTGCTGGATTTGGACACGCATGTGGTGACCACGGTGGAGAACGGTTATCTCCACCAGGACTGCTGCTGTGACGCGCTCCAGTGCGGCCAAGGCGCGCAGTCCCCGGCCAAGAAACGGAAGGTCGAGTTCGGTTGTTGCGTGTCTGACGTGGAGGAAGTGGCGGATTTCACAGCGGCTCGCAAAAGGGCGAAACGCGAGGACTGTTCTTACTCCAGCCCGGACTACACAGACACTTCCAACATCTCCAACCTGATCTCCATCTTCGGATCGGGGTTTTCAGGACTGCTGAGCAGACAGGCGGACTTAGAACAGATCTGTAGCAAACAGGCCCTGGCCAGTCTTGGAGCATGGACACGGGCGATTGTGGCATTTTGA